From one Brevundimonas sp. PAMC22021 genomic stretch:
- a CDS encoding PTS sugar transporter subunit IIA, with product MDISDLLASEGVKLRAGASSKRQALHLVAGAAAQALGLTEAEVFEALMEREQLGSTGLGCGVAVPHARLTGLDRVAGVLVRLDQPVAYDSVDDRPVDVLFALFAPPSDGTEHLRALAAVSRALRSSELRERLRQARTVDAVRALFVKDTAAVAAA from the coding sequence ATGGACATCAGCGATCTGCTCGCGTCCGAAGGCGTGAAGCTGCGCGCCGGCGCGTCGTCCAAACGCCAGGCCCTGCATCTGGTGGCGGGCGCGGCGGCGCAGGCCCTGGGCCTGACCGAGGCCGAGGTGTTCGAGGCGCTGATGGAGCGCGAGCAACTGGGCTCCACCGGCCTGGGTTGCGGCGTGGCCGTGCCGCATGCGCGCCTCACGGGGCTGGACCGGGTCGCGGGCGTGCTGGTGCGGCTGGACCAGCCGGTGGCCTATGATTCCGTGGACGACCGGCCGGTGGACGTTCTGTTCGCCCTGTTTGCGCCGCCGTCGGACGGCACCGAGCACCTGCGGGCGCTGGCGGCGGTGTCGCGCGCGCTGCGGTCGTCCGAACTGCGCGAACGCCTGCGCCAGGCGCGGACCGTGGATGCAGTCAGGGCGTTGTTCGTCAAGGATACGGCGGCCGTGGCCGCCGCCTGA
- a CDS encoding DUF3597 domain-containing protein: MSIFGKILGGIWDRAKSGPGGHSKPKAAPEGAQPRIQPQVQPQPQAQAPTQPHPQAQPAPAPAAQPAPSAQVVDIEEVLDGLNAERDQKLNWRSSIVDLMKLVGMESSLSERKELADELGYTGDKSDSAAMNIWLHKQVLKRLRDNGGKVPADLAD; the protein is encoded by the coding sequence ATGAGCATCTTTGGAAAAATCCTCGGCGGCATCTGGGATCGGGCGAAGTCCGGTCCGGGCGGCCACAGCAAGCCCAAGGCCGCGCCCGAAGGCGCCCAGCCGCGCATCCAGCCGCAGGTGCAGCCGCAACCCCAGGCTCAGGCCCCCACGCAGCCGCATCCGCAAGCCCAGCCCGCGCCAGCTCCGGCGGCTCAGCCCGCGCCTTCCGCACAGGTCGTGGATATCGAAGAGGTGCTGGACGGGCTGAACGCCGAGCGGGACCAGAAGCTGAACTGGCGCAGCTCCATCGTCGACCTGATGAAGCTGGTCGGCATGGAAAGCTCGCTGTCCGAGCGCAAGGAGCTGGCCGACGAGCTGGGCTACACCGGCGACAAGTCGGATTCGGCGGCGATGAACATCTGGCTGCACAAGCAGGTGCTGAAGCGGCTGCGCGACAATGGCGGAAAGGTCCCGGCCGACCTGGCCGACTGA
- a CDS encoding DUF1150 family protein produces the protein MTPMMMTKEDFKGLGAPDLVYVRPVKASDLMADAAEMQDLEIDPEQSLYAVHSADGERLAVMVDRDTAFAAAVAHELAPVSVH, from the coding sequence ATGACGCCGATGATGATGACCAAGGAAGACTTCAAGGGACTGGGCGCCCCCGACCTCGTCTATGTGCGCCCGGTCAAGGCGTCGGACCTGATGGCGGACGCCGCCGAGATGCAGGATCTGGAGATCGATCCGGAGCAGTCGCTGTATGCGGTGCACAGCGCCGACGGCGAGCGCCTGGCCGTGATGGTCGATCGCGACACCGCCTTCGCCGCCGCCGTGGCGCACGAACTGGCGCCGGTCTCCGTTCACTGA
- a CDS encoding Hsp20 family protein, producing the protein MTTRTLLFDSPFLLGFDHTRALIDRAAKAAAESYPPYNVEQTSGNAVRITLAVAGFTPDELAVTVEGRQLTVAGKRDEANRGEQAFLHRGIAARGFVRSFVLADGLEIAGAKLEHGLLHVDLIRPETERAVRRIPISVG; encoded by the coding sequence ATGACGACGCGCACCCTTCTGTTCGACAGCCCGTTCTTGCTGGGCTTTGATCACACCCGCGCCCTGATCGACCGCGCCGCCAAGGCCGCGGCCGAAAGCTATCCCCCCTACAACGTCGAACAGACCTCCGGGAACGCCGTCCGCATCACCCTGGCGGTGGCCGGCTTCACGCCGGACGAGCTGGCCGTCACCGTCGAGGGCCGCCAGCTGACGGTCGCCGGCAAGCGCGACGAGGCGAACCGGGGCGAGCAGGCCTTTCTGCACCGGGGCATCGCCGCGCGTGGCTTCGTGCGCAGCTTCGTCCTGGCCGACGGGCTGGAAATCGCGGGGGCCAAGCTGGAGCACGGCCTGCTGCACGTCGATCTGATCCGCCCGGAAACGGAACGCGCCGTGCGGCGCATCCCCATTTCCGTTGGCTGA
- a CDS encoding response regulator: MAALRPQVLVIDDEPQIHRFLSPALDAAGYDTKRADSGQEGLRGIALWSPDAVVLDLGLPDMDGKDVLARAREFYKGPVIVLSARDREAEKIAALDLGANDYVEKPFGVGELLARVRATLRQTSARPTTSGPIKIGDVSIDLEHRRVERAGVAVRLTPKEYEVLAHLARDAGKVIGHAALLTAVWGAAHKDDTQYLRVLIGQLRQKLEANPAHPQLIETEPGVGYRLKT; encoded by the coding sequence ATGGCCGCGCTCCGCCCCCAAGTCCTCGTCATCGACGACGAGCCGCAGATACACCGCTTCCTGTCGCCGGCGCTGGACGCCGCTGGCTATGACACGAAGCGCGCCGACAGCGGGCAGGAGGGTTTGCGCGGGATCGCCCTATGGTCCCCCGACGCGGTGGTGCTTGACCTCGGCCTGCCGGACATGGACGGCAAGGATGTGCTGGCTCGCGCGCGAGAGTTCTACAAGGGGCCGGTCATCGTGTTGTCGGCCCGCGACCGGGAGGCCGAGAAGATTGCGGCACTGGATCTGGGAGCCAACGACTACGTCGAGAAGCCGTTTGGCGTCGGCGAGCTGCTGGCGCGCGTCCGCGCCACCCTCCGTCAAACCTCGGCCCGTCCCACAACGTCGGGTCCGATCAAGATCGGCGATGTGTCGATCGACCTCGAACACCGACGGGTCGAACGCGCCGGCGTCGCCGTGCGGCTGACGCCAAAGGAATACGAAGTTCTGGCCCACCTCGCGCGGGACGCCGGCAAAGTGATCGGCCACGCGGCCCTCCTGACGGCCGTCTGGGGCGCCGCCCACAAGGACGACACCCAGTATCTGAGGGTGCTCATCGGCCAGCTTCGGCAGAAGCTGGAAGCCAACCCTGCCCATCCGCAGCTGATCGAGACAGAGCCGGGGGTGGGCTACAGGCTGAAGACTTAG
- the rpoN gene encoding RNA polymerase factor sigma-54 has protein sequence MIGQRLEVRQGQGLVITPQLQQAIKLLQLSNLELEEFVETELERNPLLQREEADAPAETAVEAPAADGELSFNTDEGREALGAVDASSDDLYGDAAPGERGGDRMTDAADSAQPGLSDWSRVGSGGGLPEGDDSERPDTRALSLWEHLRAQAATAGLSPADHGIALTLIDATDEGGYLRGELAEFADRLGCDLQRIEAVLATCHGFEPTGVMARSVPECLKLQLIERNRFDPAMAALLDNLEMLARRDLPGLRRVCGVDGDDLQDMIWELKALTPRPGAGFGGEPAQTVVPDVHVRPDPAGGWKVELNSDTLPRLLVDKRYHGVVAAGARSDTEKTFVADCAVQANWLVKSLDQRAKTILKVSSEIVRQQDAFLAFGVEFLRPLNLKTVADAIGMHESTVSRVTSNKYVSTPRGVFELKFFFTAAISATDGAASHSAEAVRHRIKTMIDGEGEGGDVLSDDRIVEVLKEAGVDIARRTVAKYREALRIPSSVQRRRMLKTG, from the coding sequence GTGATCGGGCAGAGGCTGGAGGTCAGGCAGGGGCAGGGGCTGGTCATCACGCCCCAGCTGCAGCAGGCGATCAAGCTGCTGCAACTGTCGAACCTCGAGCTGGAGGAGTTCGTCGAGACCGAGCTGGAGCGCAATCCGCTGCTGCAGCGCGAAGAGGCGGACGCGCCGGCCGAAACCGCCGTCGAGGCGCCGGCAGCCGACGGGGAACTGAGCTTCAACACCGACGAGGGGCGAGAGGCCCTGGGGGCGGTCGACGCCTCGTCCGACGACCTCTACGGCGACGCGGCGCCGGGCGAGCGCGGCGGCGACCGCATGACCGATGCGGCCGATTCCGCGCAGCCGGGCCTGTCCGACTGGTCGCGCGTGGGATCGGGCGGCGGCTTGCCCGAGGGGGATGACAGCGAGCGGCCGGACACGCGCGCGCTGTCGCTGTGGGAGCATCTGCGGGCGCAGGCGGCGACCGCCGGGCTGTCGCCGGCCGACCACGGCATCGCCCTGACCCTGATCGACGCCACCGACGAGGGCGGCTATCTGCGGGGCGAGCTTGCGGAGTTCGCCGACCGGCTGGGCTGCGATCTCCAGCGGATCGAGGCGGTGCTGGCGACGTGCCACGGTTTCGAGCCGACGGGCGTGATGGCGCGGTCCGTGCCCGAGTGCCTGAAACTGCAGCTGATCGAGCGCAACCGCTTTGATCCGGCCATGGCGGCGCTGCTGGACAATCTGGAGATGCTGGCGCGGCGGGACCTGCCCGGGCTGCGGCGCGTCTGCGGCGTGGACGGCGACGACCTGCAGGACATGATCTGGGAGCTGAAGGCCCTGACGCCGCGACCCGGCGCCGGGTTCGGCGGCGAACCGGCCCAGACGGTGGTTCCTGATGTCCATGTGCGGCCCGATCCGGCCGGCGGCTGGAAGGTGGAGCTGAACAGCGACACCCTGCCGCGCCTGCTGGTCGACAAGCGCTATCACGGCGTGGTGGCGGCGGGCGCGCGCTCCGACACCGAAAAGACCTTTGTCGCCGACTGCGCGGTGCAGGCGAACTGGCTGGTGAAGTCGCTGGATCAGCGCGCCAAGACCATCCTGAAGGTCTCGTCAGAGATCGTGCGTCAGCAGGACGCCTTTCTGGCGTTCGGCGTCGAGTTCCTGCGGCCGCTGAACCTGAAGACGGTGGCCGACGCCATCGGCATGCACGAATCCACCGTCAGCCGCGTCACTTCCAACAAATACGTCTCCACGCCGCGCGGGGTGTTCGAACTGAAGTTCTTCTTCACGGCCGCCATATCCGCCACCGACGGGGCCGCCAGCCACTCGGCCGAAGCCGTCCGTCATCGGATCAAGACCATGATCGACGGCGAGGGGGAGGGCGGCGACGTCCTGTCCGACGATCGCATCGTCGAAGTGCTGAAAGAAGCGGGGGTCGATATCGCGCGGCGAACCGTCGCCAAGTACCGGGAAGCGTTGCGGATTCCGTCGTCGGTGCAACGCCGGCGCATGCTCAAGACCGGCTGA
- a CDS encoding ammonium transporter produces MTKAISAALVVTGASLLAAPALASPALLAHQAPLAIDNAATGWILTSTALVLLMTLPGLALFYGGMVRKKNIISVLAQSAAAFAVVSVLWFLLGYSLSFGQGSEATNGLIGGVQAAFLNGVTAETAHSLLPGLPELLFVAFQMTFAIITPALIAGAFAERMKFSASVLFFGLWHLIVYAPICHQVWGGGYLGGLGVLDFAGGAVVHVNAGVAGLVCALVLGPRHGFGRDNMAPSNLAYSAIGTGLLLVGWLGFNAGSAGAADALAATAAFNTILAAAAAAIGWTAVEWIERKRPTLLGLLSGIVGGLVAITPAAGFVDPKGAFWIGLIAGPACYAGAVWLKHALKYDDSLDAFGVHGIGGIVGALLTGVFATAAVNPLADAATVWKQAVGLAGAMAWSAVGTFIVLMICKFTTGLRVSKDEEVEGLDYTQHGETLH; encoded by the coding sequence ATGACCAAAGCCATCTCCGCCGCCCTTGTCGTCACGGGCGCGTCGCTGCTCGCTGCGCCTGCGCTGGCCTCGCCTGCGCTTCTGGCGCACCAGGCGCCGCTGGCGATCGACAACGCCGCCACCGGCTGGATCCTGACATCCACGGCTCTGGTGCTGCTGATGACCCTGCCGGGCCTCGCCCTGTTCTACGGCGGCATGGTCAGGAAAAAGAACATCATCAGCGTCCTGGCCCAGTCCGCCGCCGCCTTCGCGGTGGTCAGCGTCCTGTGGTTCCTTCTCGGCTATTCGCTGTCGTTCGGTCAGGGGTCTGAAGCGACGAACGGGCTGATCGGCGGCGTGCAGGCCGCCTTTCTGAACGGCGTCACGGCCGAGACGGCGCACAGCCTTCTGCCCGGCCTGCCGGAACTGCTGTTCGTGGCCTTTCAGATGACCTTCGCCATCATCACCCCGGCCCTGATCGCCGGCGCCTTCGCCGAGCGGATGAAGTTCTCGGCGTCCGTGCTGTTCTTTGGCTTGTGGCACCTGATCGTCTATGCGCCGATCTGCCACCAGGTGTGGGGCGGCGGCTATCTGGGCGGCCTGGGCGTGCTGGACTTCGCTGGCGGGGCGGTGGTTCACGTCAATGCCGGCGTCGCGGGGCTGGTCTGCGCCCTGGTGCTGGGGCCGCGCCATGGCTTTGGCCGCGACAACATGGCGCCGTCCAACCTGGCCTACAGCGCCATCGGCACGGGCCTGCTGCTGGTCGGCTGGCTGGGCTTCAACGCCGGTTCGGCCGGCGCGGCAGATGCGCTCGCCGCCACCGCCGCCTTCAACACCATCCTCGCCGCCGCCGCCGCCGCCATCGGCTGGACGGCCGTGGAGTGGATCGAGCGTAAGCGCCCGACCCTGCTGGGCCTCCTGTCCGGCATCGTCGGCGGCCTGGTCGCCATCACGCCGGCGGCCGGCTTCGTCGACCCCAAGGGCGCCTTCTGGATCGGGCTGATCGCCGGCCCGGCCTGCTATGCCGGCGCCGTCTGGCTGAAGCACGCGCTGAAATACGACGATAGCCTGGACGCATTCGGCGTGCACGGAATCGGCGGCATCGTCGGCGCCCTCCTGACCGGCGTCTTCGCCACGGCCGCCGTCAATCCGCTGGCCGACGCCGCCACCGTCTGGAAGCAGGCCGTGGGCCTCGCCGGCGCCATGGCCTGGAGCGCGGTCGGCACCTTTATCGTCCTGATGATCTGCAAGTTCACCACCGGCCTGCGCGTGTCCAAGGACGAAGAGGTCGAAGGCCTCGACTACACCCAGCACGGCGAGACCCTGCACTAG
- the hpf gene encoding ribosome hibernation-promoting factor, HPF/YfiA family, whose translation MQVQVSGKQVDVGEALGSRISQELEEGVGKYFARGGQDAEVIVAKDGHGFKVDCWVRLASGQTLVTTGLGADAHSAFTESLDKLEKRVRRYKRRLKDHHIGPKGLSPEKTEDAAREVARSIVLRDPDTVEDEDFGDANEPDGPPPVGMVIAETQSEIRTITVGRAVAELDMTGYPVVLFRNAAHGGLSVVYRRPDGNVGWIDPERTVTNGHANGNGSSQ comes from the coding sequence ATGCAAGTCCAAGTCAGTGGAAAGCAAGTGGATGTCGGCGAAGCGTTAGGCTCGCGCATCTCCCAGGAACTCGAAGAGGGCGTCGGCAAATACTTCGCCCGAGGCGGCCAGGACGCCGAGGTGATCGTCGCCAAGGACGGTCACGGCTTCAAGGTCGACTGCTGGGTCAGGCTGGCGTCCGGCCAGACGCTGGTGACGACCGGCCTGGGCGCCGACGCCCACTCGGCCTTCACCGAAAGCCTGGACAAGCTGGAAAAGCGGGTGCGCCGCTACAAGCGCCGGCTGAAGGACCACCACATTGGGCCCAAGGGCCTGTCGCCCGAAAAGACCGAGGATGCGGCGCGCGAAGTGGCTCGCTCCATCGTGTTGCGCGATCCGGACACCGTCGAGGATGAGGACTTCGGCGATGCGAACGAGCCGGACGGCCCGCCCCCCGTCGGCATGGTGATCGCCGAAACGCAGTCGGAAATCCGCACCATCACCGTGGGTCGCGCGGTGGCCGAGCTGGACATGACCGGTTATCCGGTGGTGCTGTTCCGCAACGCCGCGCACGGCGGGCTGTCGGTGGTGTATCGCCGCCCCGACGGGAACGTCGGCTGGATCGATCCCGAGCGAACCGTCACGAACGGTCACGCCAACGGGAACGGTTCGTCACAATAG
- the nudC gene encoding NAD(+) diphosphatase: MTPINTFAGSPLDRAGDLRQDPAWLAEQEANPQARALVLWEGRPLLSDDGALVWLSLAHARDIAPDRDLFLGLDGEAPVFAVEIEGSADPAQGPLKGMGVFSDLRSAAAILPDGEAAMAGAAKSLFDWRRRHGFCAACGTESRTAAGGWKRKCPACGTEHFPRVDPVVIMLPVFNGGPEPLCLLGRQASWPQGRMSALAGFLEPGESIEEACAREVAEEAGLRVTRARYHSSQPWPFPSQLMIGLIAEVDSEEARPDQTELEAVAWLTRADARALLSGAHPVLAAPPPTAIAHQLIRAWVDGFPA, encoded by the coding sequence ATGACGCCGATCAACACCTTTGCCGGTTCGCCGCTCGACCGCGCCGGCGACCTTCGCCAGGACCCCGCTTGGCTGGCCGAGCAGGAGGCGAACCCTCAGGCGCGCGCCCTGGTGCTGTGGGAGGGCCGGCCGCTGCTGAGCGACGACGGCGCCCTTGTCTGGCTGTCGCTGGCCCATGCGCGCGACATCGCTCCGGACCGCGACCTGTTCCTGGGTCTGGACGGCGAGGCGCCCGTCTTCGCGGTCGAGATCGAGGGCTCGGCCGATCCGGCCCAAGGGCCGCTGAAGGGCATGGGCGTCTTTTCCGATCTGCGCTCCGCCGCCGCCATCCTGCCGGACGGCGAGGCGGCCATGGCGGGCGCGGCCAAGAGCCTGTTCGACTGGCGCCGGCGTCACGGCTTCTGCGCCGCCTGCGGAACCGAGAGCCGCACCGCGGCCGGCGGCTGGAAGCGCAAATGCCCCGCCTGCGGAACCGAGCATTTCCCCCGCGTCGATCCCGTGGTCATCATGCTGCCGGTCTTCAACGGCGGCCCTGAGCCCCTGTGCCTGCTCGGCCGGCAGGCGTCCTGGCCCCAGGGCCGCATGTCCGCCCTGGCCGGCTTCCTGGAGCCCGGCGAAAGCATCGAAGAGGCCTGCGCGCGCGAGGTGGCCGAGGAAGCGGGCCTGCGCGTCACCCGCGCCCGCTACCACTCCAGCCAGCCCTGGCCCTTTCCGTCCCAGCTGATGATCGGCCTGATCGCCGAGGTCGACAGCGAGGAGGCCCGCCCGGACCAGACCGAACTCGAGGCCGTCGCCTGGCTGACGCGCGCGGACGCCCGCGCCCTGCTGTCCGGCGCCCACCCCGTCCTCGCCGCCCCGCCCCCCACCGCCATCGCCCACCAGCTGATCCGCGCCTGGGTCGACGGATTTCCCGCGTAG
- a CDS encoding DUF4118 domain-containing protein: MPDTPSPPDPAKVAAKRAKRGRLKVFLGMSPGVGKTYEMLRAARRRRAEGGDVVVGVVETHGRRETESLLRGMEVMPRSPIDYRGRVLMEFDIDAALARKPDLLLVDEYAHSNAAGSRHPKRWQDVEEILSAGIDVWTTLNVQHLESLVEVVLRITGVRQRETVPDSALSRADAIEVVDITPDELRQRMAEGKVYVPETARLASENFFKVENLTALRELALRRAAQTVDDQLLATLRERGVEGPWAAGERILVLVGGDAMAASLVRAGRRLSDMMMDAPWTIAHVERPSRSVSGPERTARLSEAFILAEQLGGRTVVLTGDDVVKAVMDYAHRNNVTQIVIGKGRDSRISELLGRSLAAELLRSAKGVALHVVTEPGGAPAGRALKDLAVPQSRHWRGYAVGAVFVAVATAVTLGLDRASERVDLGIVYLSAVLAAGVAHGLRPALAAATIAFLTYNFLFLEPRYSFVIGSPTDLLTLVVFWAVALVTGGLAGRVRDQARNAQRRASAVSALLAASRALSAAEGKLATATVLAEQTAAAAGAKAVVLLPHDGDIAPVAGSPTLEPLGSAAMAAARWAWERGEPAGYGTGTLPQASWTFRPLQGVRSRSGVAGIGADSLAPGSDEERLALALLEQGAVALERAQLAGDAVETETLRRTDRFRGALMNSVSHDLRTPLSTVLGAATTLIDYGPTLKPEVRKDLLLSIRQEAERLSRYVGDLLDMTRLEGGALNIKSDWTDVRDVLNAAVERVSRRLGSRRLTRDFPAQLSVVSLDQGLLEQALVNILENAIAYSPDGSAIELAAYEDRGSVVISIEDEGKGIPTSELSLVFDKFRRMEEQPDRSHGAGLGLAIAKGFVEAMSGRIAAASPILGDRGTRILISLPKSIVTHPDLL, from the coding sequence TTGCCTGATACGCCGTCCCCGCCGGATCCCGCGAAGGTCGCCGCCAAGCGAGCCAAGCGCGGTCGATTGAAGGTTTTCCTCGGCATGTCGCCGGGGGTCGGCAAGACCTATGAAATGCTGCGCGCCGCCCGCCGCCGAAGGGCCGAGGGCGGCGACGTGGTCGTCGGGGTAGTCGAGACCCACGGCCGACGCGAGACCGAAAGCCTGCTGCGCGGGATGGAGGTGATGCCGCGCAGCCCGATCGACTACAGGGGCCGCGTCCTGATGGAGTTCGACATCGACGCGGCCCTGGCGCGCAAGCCCGACCTCTTGCTGGTCGATGAATACGCCCACTCCAACGCGGCTGGTTCGCGACATCCCAAACGCTGGCAGGACGTGGAGGAGATCCTGTCCGCCGGCATCGACGTCTGGACCACGCTGAACGTCCAGCATCTGGAAAGCCTGGTCGAGGTGGTGTTGCGCATTACCGGCGTGCGCCAGCGCGAGACGGTGCCCGACAGCGCGCTGAGCCGCGCAGACGCCATCGAGGTGGTGGACATCACGCCCGACGAACTGCGCCAGCGGATGGCCGAGGGCAAGGTCTATGTGCCCGAAACGGCGCGGCTGGCCTCGGAGAATTTCTTCAAGGTCGAGAACCTGACGGCCCTGCGCGAACTGGCGCTGCGCCGTGCGGCCCAGACCGTGGATGACCAGCTTCTGGCGACGCTGCGCGAACGCGGAGTCGAGGGTCCTTGGGCGGCGGGCGAGCGCATCCTGGTCCTGGTCGGGGGCGACGCCATGGCCGCGTCTCTTGTGCGCGCGGGCCGTCGCCTGTCCGACATGATGATGGACGCGCCCTGGACCATCGCCCACGTCGAACGACCCAGCCGTTCCGTCTCCGGGCCGGAGAGGACCGCCCGGCTCAGCGAAGCCTTCATCCTGGCCGAGCAGTTGGGCGGGCGGACGGTCGTCCTGACAGGGGACGACGTGGTCAAGGCGGTGATGGATTACGCCCACCGCAACAATGTCACCCAGATCGTCATCGGCAAGGGTCGAGACAGCCGCATCAGCGAACTTCTCGGTCGCTCGCTGGCCGCCGAACTGCTGCGCTCGGCCAAGGGTGTGGCGCTCCATGTCGTCACCGAGCCGGGGGGCGCGCCGGCTGGACGCGCGTTGAAAGACTTGGCGGTGCCTCAGTCCCGTCACTGGCGCGGCTATGCGGTCGGAGCCGTGTTCGTCGCGGTCGCGACCGCCGTGACTCTCGGTTTGGACCGGGCCTCCGAGCGCGTCGATCTCGGCATCGTCTATCTTTCCGCCGTGCTGGCGGCGGGTGTGGCGCATGGACTTCGGCCGGCGCTGGCCGCCGCCACGATCGCCTTCCTGACCTACAACTTCCTGTTCCTGGAACCGCGCTACAGCTTCGTCATCGGTTCGCCGACCGACCTGCTCACCCTGGTCGTGTTCTGGGCGGTCGCCCTTGTCACCGGGGGGCTCGCCGGGCGCGTGCGCGATCAGGCCCGGAACGCCCAGCGGCGGGCTTCGGCCGTCTCGGCCTTGCTCGCCGCCAGCCGGGCCTTGTCCGCCGCCGAGGGCAAGCTGGCCACCGCGACGGTTCTGGCCGAGCAGACCGCCGCCGCCGCCGGGGCCAAGGCCGTGGTGCTGCTGCCTCACGACGGCGACATCGCCCCTGTCGCCGGGTCTCCGACCTTGGAACCGCTGGGGTCCGCCGCCATGGCCGCCGCGCGCTGGGCCTGGGAGCGTGGCGAGCCCGCCGGATACGGCACGGGCACGTTGCCCCAGGCGAGTTGGACCTTCCGCCCCCTTCAAGGCGTTCGCTCCCGGTCCGGCGTCGCGGGGATCGGAGCGGACTCCCTCGCGCCCGGTTCAGACGAAGAGCGTCTGGCCCTCGCGTTGCTTGAACAGGGCGCAGTGGCGCTGGAACGGGCGCAGCTGGCTGGCGATGCGGTCGAGACGGAAACCCTGCGCCGCACCGACCGTTTTCGCGGCGCCCTGATGAACTCGGTCAGCCACGACCTGCGCACTCCGTTGTCCACCGTTCTCGGCGCCGCCACCACCCTGATCGACTATGGCCCGACTCTGAAACCCGAGGTGCGCAAGGACCTGCTGCTCAGCATCCGCCAGGAGGCCGAACGCCTCAGCCGATACGTCGGCGACCTGCTGGACATGACCCGGCTTGAAGGCGGCGCGCTCAACATCAAATCCGACTGGACCGATGTTCGCGATGTTTTGAACGCGGCGGTCGAGCGCGTCTCGCGCCGGCTTGGATCGCGCCGTCTGACCCGCGACTTCCCCGCCCAACTCAGCGTGGTCAGTCTGGACCAGGGCCTTCTGGAGCAGGCCCTGGTCAACATCCTGGAGAACGCCATCGCCTACAGCCCCGACGGCTCCGCTATCGAACTGGCCGCCTATGAGGACCGCGGCTCGGTGGTCATCAGCATCGAGGACGAGGGCAAGGGCATCCCCACCTCCGAGCTGTCGCTGGTCTTTGACAAGTTCCGCCGCATGGAGGAGCAGCCGGACCGCTCCCACGGCGCAGGTCTGGGCCTCGCCATCGCCAAGGGGTTCGTCGAGGCCATGAGCGGCCGAATCGCCGCCGCCAGCCCGATCCTGGGCGACCGGGGCACGCGCATCCTGATCAGCCTGCCCAAGTCTATCGTCACCCACCCCGATCTGCTCTAG